In Balaenoptera acutorostrata chromosome 8, mBalAcu1.1, whole genome shotgun sequence, the genomic stretch AGATGTTGATTCAAGGATagtaaaatagggacttccctagtggtccagcggttaagactctgtgcttcctaggcagagggcatgggttcgatccctggtcacagaactaagatcccacatgccaaaaaaaaaagaggatagaGAAACAGACCAGTGGGATAGAAAAGAGTTCAGAACAGATCCTCACATACACAGACACTTGCTTTATAATGGGGACTCTTCTCCAATTCAGTGGAAAGATGATGGCCCTTTCAATAACCGATGATGGTctactggatatccatatggaaaaaatgaGCTCTGACCCCCTACCACAATATTCATAAGAATTAATTTGTGATccatcatagatctaaatgtgaatGCTAAAACAATTaagcttccagaagaaaacacGGGAGAATATCCTAATAAAAAAGCACAAACAtgagaaaagattgataaattggacttcactgAGAAAACTCCTGTTCAATATAAGCAATAGCAAACCACAGAAtggcagaagatatttgcaatacctTCCATACAATGCAAATCCAAGTATCCATCTATAATACCAAGCCGTGTGTAAGATCAGGGACACAgcatccagaatatacaaagaacctcTAGGAATCAATACGATCATGAAGCCGGGTGTGAATCCAGGAGGCTGGTGCCAGAGCTAGGCTCTAACCACTGGGACAGTGGGGGACAGCTCCTGCCCCGTGGCCCTCCTTGAGCGCATACCGGGAACTCGCTCGGTCCTCCTTAAGCGGGGAGGCGGTGGGGAAGCTCTGGCCGTGGCTCCGCCCCGGGGTTGCCTTTCCCTTAGAAGGCAAAGCCCCAAGCCTCGCCTCTCGCCGGCGGAAAGTTGCGCTGTGCTGCCCGCACTCCCCTCGCCCCCGACGACGCCGCCGGAGCCCCCGGAGGGCCCGAGACCCCGCGCCCTCAGCGCTCCAGCCCGGCTCGGGCGTGGACAGGGCGGGCGCCGGGGCGGGGCGCGCGTCCTCGCCAGTTTGAATGGAAGGATCCAGATCTGCAGAGACGGCGGCCAGCAGATACTGAGGCCAGcactcctccccagcccccgcgCCCGAGACATGCGGCGGGAGAGGTGAGCAGGGCGGGCCGCGCCATGGGAACGGCGAGGCCGGGGACAAACACTGAGGACGGCGAGGCGCGGAGGTGGGTGGTGGCCCCGGACGCTGGGCCGGGCCGGGGTCCCGGCAGCCGCCGGTTGGGAGCAGGTCGGGCCATGCCCCCCGCCCACGCCTCCGCCGCCCGCGCACTCGTCTTCGAGCGCGGGCACGGCGGCCCCAGAGCCAATCGCCATTTCCCCGAGGTCCTTCCTATCCCCGGCACCCGTGGGGATCTTTGTGATTGAGCTCGGCATCTCAAAGAAGGTGACACCGCGCTTTGAAAGATTTGGGGCACAAACAGGAACGCTTACCCGTAGCTGGCCGAAGCCCTTCCCCGGAGCCGCGCCGGCCCGGCCTCCCTGTGCGCTCCGGCCCGGCGCACGCACGCGATCTAGGCGCACGCCGCGCCCCTTCCCCGCGCCCCGCTGCCCGCCCTCCTCGCGCGGCCGACCTTCCCCTCCGCCAGCCAGgccggggcggcggggcgggcccGTCTGAGCACCCTCTGCCCGCAGGTGCGGCGCCCCCCGCCCGCGTCCCCGCCATGGAGGTGCTGCGGCGCTCCTCGGTCTTCGCCGCCGAGATCATGGACGCCTTTGACCGCTCGCCCACCGACAAGGAGCTGGTGGCCCAGGCCAAGGCGCTCGGCCGGGAGTTCGTGCACGCGCGGCTGCTGCGCGCCGGCCTCGCCTGGAGCGCGCCGGAGCGCGCCGCGCCCGCCCCCGGCGGCCGCCTGGCCGAAGTGTGCGCGGTGCTGCTGCGCCTGGGTGAGTGCGGGCCTCGGCGGGCGGGGGGATCCCAGGCTTCCCCTCCAAAGCCGGCCGGCGGGGCGGCCCCGCTGCGCCTCGGGGTACAGCTGTCCCTGCACGGGCCCGCCCGCCGGTGACCGCGCCGGCACCCGCCCCTGCTGGGCCTCGGTCTCCcctctggggcagggagggggctggtCCGGGGTGCCCTGAGTAACCCGGCGCACAAGGCGGGCGCACCCAGACCGATGATCTCTCCAGCACCCCTACTCTTGCAGTTCCCCCCTCAGGCTCACCTGTGCACCGCCAAAGACCTCCCCGCATTTGCCTGCTCAGCCCGGATTTCAGACACTCCGGCAATAAAGAATAGACAGCTCCGGGAAGAATGATGTTTTGGTGGCTAAACTTCCAGAGTGACCCTTGTACTCAGCTGGGCACAAAAATCCTTTGTCGGACCACGTGTCCTgatgtttgttttggaaaataggtCCTTGCAGTTACTGGCTCAAATCCTGCCTGGGTTGCTCTTTTCTCTTGATTTGGAGGCCTCTTAGGGCTCCCTGTGAAATTTAGCGCCCCAGGAGAGCTGAGCCACGGTGAGGCTGGGTAGCCCAAGATCTCACCTGGACGGCTTGTTGAGTGGACACCTGGAGGTACTTGACTCTGGGGTCACACACAGCCCGGTAACTGTCTCCACCTTCGCCAAGGACCCCAGAGAGGGAGGGACCGGCCCAGCTGACTCAGTCAGCCCACCTCTCCACGGGGACTGAGgttgcccagccctgccccatccAGTGTGACAGTTCCACCCCGCGTGTGCACACGGGGAGGTGTGGCAGCGCAGATGGAGCCCTGACCAGGTGGCTCTCCAGGCAGAGTGCGGAGCGACTGGCCCAGGAGCCCTGGTCGGAGGGAGCACCCCGTGAAAGGGGATGCCCTCCCCTTCTCAGGCTGGCTCGCGTGTCTGCTTGCCCCTGTTTTGTGTGGACCCTGGGGGCAGGGTTGCGTAGACCTGGCCTGCACAGGAGTGTTGGGGTCAGGGGGAGACACACAGATGCCGAGGGGCCATTGCAGAGGGCTGCCAGGGGGGCGGTGTCCCGCCTGGGTCTCAGGGGAGGGGAGCAAGCAGGGTTTGGGGGATCAGCCAAAGGCCCAGAGTGCCTGGACTCCCCTGAGGTCAGCGCCCAAGCCATTTCTTCCAGTTGGGCTGTGGGGACAATGCTGGGGGAGCATTCCAGAGGGTCCTGGTGAATATGGTGTCTTGACCTCCCAAGAGCCCCTGGAGTGGCCAGGAGAAAGTCCTGCCTCTGTCCCAGCCTCCTCTGCGACCCTGCCCgcccccagctctgtctccttGCCTGCGAGCAGGGGCTCGGGGCTGCCTCTACCTTGGGCCCGGGGTCCCTGCTGTTTGAACTTTCTGAAAAGCCCTGCTTTGGGCTCTGCTAATCAGACCGGGCCGGTATCTGTCCCTTCAGCACTGTGACCTCAGACCCGGAGAGCCTGGGATGCTTCCGGCCTGGGCTGGAGGAGCAGATCCAGCTAAGTGCCCTGCGCTGGCCCTCTCAGGGGCCAGGCCTTCAGGCCCTTCTCCAGCATCCGGCCTCACCACGGCCAGTCCCTGGGGTTCAGTTCCTGCGAGATGGCTAAGGGGACcctggagggagatggcttggaCCCCCAAAGCATCCGCCCTTGCAGCTGCTCAGCGTGACCGCCCCTTCCCCACCCGTCATGGCCTGGAgctgtctccctgcccccagcgtACCTCCAGCTCCTCCTGAGCACAGACGCCCAGCTCCTGGGGCAGGAGCAAACAGGAAGAGGCCCGGGTCGAGCTGGGGTCAGTCCCCGGTAGACCCCGGGGTATGTATGTGGGAACAGCCAGGCCAGCCCTGGGAGTTTCCACGCTCCCTTCCCCATCGTCTGCCAGCCTCCCCTCAGTCCTGCTCTGGTTCCAGATCTTAATTAATTAGATGGAGTGCATCTGCCCCATGGCTGACTCGGAGCCCTTATCGCCTGGACCTCCAGTCGGAAGCATTTTCCTGTTTGCTTTGGCGGAGAGGCGGCTGGGTTGGGGGACGCCCAGTCCGAGGGCTGTGTGGGATTCCCAGCACATCACTGCCAGGGCGCTGCGGCGGGCACGTCACTGCCAGGGGCGCTGCAGCGGGCACACGTGCAGACAGCGCCCTTGAGAGGGCCTCCCACTGCCAAGTGCGGCCGCCCCATCCAGATACCCCCGCTTGGCCCCGGGAGCCCAGGTCTGACCCTGTGTGGTGCTGGCGGCCCCGGGTAGTGGCTCCTTTTCTTGGCTCACCGAATGCTGCTGCGGCCTGAGCGAGGGCGCCCCTCTGAGGCGGCAGCCGGGCTCCCACCTGCGTGGGGTCGCTGGCACGGTCCACGCCCATGTTGGGCTCTGGTTGCTTGCCTGTCAGACTACTgcccgcctgcccgcccgcccgcctgtGCAGCTCGCTGTGGGCTGTGAGTCACTCATCAGGCACGGCTGGGATTCCCGCCCCACTGGCCCAGCCGGCTctgccctggggggaggggggcgtggCTGGCTCGGCAGAGGGGACAGGCCCCAGAGGCAGGTCTGGGGGAGCCCACCGCACCTCCCTGGTCTTGTCCCCGGGGGCTCTGGGGGTGGTGTCTCGTGGGTGGGAATGTGACAGGTCGGGGGGTCAGGAGTAGGGCTGGGATCAGGGTCCCCAGCTGTGGCCACAGGCTGAGGAGTGGGCTGGCCTCAGGCCCGTGTGACCACCTCTGACCTGCCTGTGTGACCACGCAGCGGATGAGCTGGAGCTGATCCGGCCCAGCGTCTACCGCAACGTGGCCCGCCAGCTGAACATCTCCCTGCAGTCCGAGACCGTGGTGACCGACGCCTTCCTGGCTGTGGCAGCCCAGATCTTTTCTGCAGGTAGGCCTGTGTGTCCAGGGGGCCCACACTGCTGGCATGGCCCAGGGTCTGTGGGTCAGGGCCGGGGCTGCAGTGCTGGGTGGGCTCTGAGGGGACCCTCCCTGGGTCCAAGGACAGTGGGCCTGCTGGGCAGCTGGCACGGGCCTCTTGTGCGGTCCTGGGGCTGCAGTGACCGGAAGCCCTGGCTGGGGTGCATGTCGCAGGCTGCCAGTTGGTGCTGACTGTTGGCTGGAGTGGGGCGGGGCTGTTCTGCGTGTAGCCTGTACGTGTCCTGTGGGGCTTGGGCTTCTCACAAGGCCCCAGGTCCCAAGCAGCCCAGGTGGGCACCGCCAGGCTCTTTTGCCGTAAGAAGTCACGGTGTCACTGAGCCTGCGTCTGTTGGTCAGAGGCAAGTCGCAGAACAGCCCCCATAGTGGGAGGGCTGCACTAGAGTGGGAGTCCCTGGTGGAGTGGCTCACGGGGACACGTTTGGAGAATGCTGACACACCTGTCTCACCTGGCTGGCCCACAGTCACCTGAGAATCTCCCGAGCCTCCATCTGGGCCCTGGGAGCAGGTGACatctcctgcttctcctccttgTGCCCTCGCCCTGAGTTCAGCTCGTGCTGCTTCCTGTCTGCACACCTGCCTCCAGGCTCACAGGAAACTATAGGACTCATCCCCCAAAACCCCCTCTCGTTCCCACGCCCCGTCCTGGGAACGCTGCTGGGCTCCCTGTGGTCCACAGATCTTGTCTCCCCACCCGTGACCTCGTGCCCTGTTCTGGTGCCCCTGCTCTGCGTGTCCACCCCGGTCCTGTGTCCTGGTACGTAGCAGGTGCCAGGCGCTGCTGGCCATCCAGGTGACCAAAGCCCCCACCCCAGTGCAGCACCTGCTCCATCAGCCGACCCCACCGAGGTTTCCCCAGCACGGTCTGGCGCTGCCCTGGGCCTGGGGACCCTGTGATGGACGGGATGGCCAGTCCCAGCCCTCAGGGAGGGGGAGCTTGGGGGCCCCAGAGCCAGAGTGTTCCCAGGCTGCATCCCGGTGGAGTGGGGGTGTGAGTGGCCACGTGGCATCGAGGGTGGGAAGGGCTTTGGGGAGGACAGGTCCCTTCTGTGAGGTGGCTTTGGGTCTGTCGCCGACCAGCAGTGTGACCTCGGAGCACCCCTTGCCTTTGCTTAGCCATCGGAGGGTtgggacagcagcagggcttTGGGGCAGAGGGCGCCGCGAGCCGCAGCCCCCGCCCCATGGGGGACCTCCGCCCACCGGCAGAACAAAGGAGGCCggtggaggggctggggctgccgCATCCCATCAGAGGGCCCCCAGCCCGCTGACCGCACCCTCTGGGTGTTGCCCTGCACTGTCCCCTCTCGAGGAGGCTCCTCCAACCCCTGGTGGGCCGGCCAGTGTGGCAGGGACACGGGACCACCGGCTGCCGGACCCAGCCTCCAGGGCGGCACTGGGTTGGCACTGACTTCCCAGCGGCGGCCACGGTGGCCAGGACTTCACGGGGGAgtgcctgggagggagggggctggtgaGAGGCGTGGGCTGCCCAGGAGCGTCTGGCAGTCCTGACCTGGGTGCCCTCGCGGTGACCTGGGCCGGCCGGGGAAGGAAGCTGACAGCCGCCCTGGGCCCTCCCTGGGCTCCCGTCCGGCCTGACGCTGGCGCGTGGGTGGCCACCGGTGTCTGTCTCCGCCGTCGGGTGGGCGGGCGGCTGGCTTACGAGCCGAGGGCTGGCTTTAAAAGGAAGGGTCATCTCTGAGAATGCGGCTCTGGCCGGCTGGTGTTTGGGACTGAGGGGGCGGGGACGGCTGGGCCCGGGGAGGCGGCTGGCGTGTGGGCAGGGACAGGGGGCGGGCAGCCGGGACGAAGCACCCACCCCTGCCTGCCCGGCTTGCTCGGTGCGGGACCGGCCAGAGACGTGCCCAGAAGGGCTCTGGGTTCTGGAAGGACGAGGCGGGGTctggggcagggcggggagggggaggggcggggaggaaggTGTGGCCGTGATGAATGGGCACAGGGCACCGCGGCTTCTTCCACTTGGGGAGTTCAGTTTAAATCCCGTGATTTTTCGCTTGAAACCGGAGCAGGACGCACTTCTCTGCGATCAAGCATCCCCGCCCCACCCAGCTGGCTCTACCTTTTTCTCGTGGCGGCCTCCACACCGCCACCTGCCCCTCCGGTGCTGTGGGGCGCCCACCCCCTCGTGGGCTGTGTGACCTGCAAGTGGCTTCTTAACCTCCGTGGACCTCAGAGCCACCTGAACGGGGTGCAGAAGCAGGCTCCACGGAGCATAGGGCTGCGGGTCCACCCCTCCTGCCGCCGGCTGGCTCTCAGCCCATCCCCCGACCAGCCCGTGGCCGCCCCAGGCGCCCTCCTGCTTCCCGCCCGCCCGAGGTCGCCCTTCACCCCTTGCTCATCCCAGCCTTCCCGGTCCTCAGGCCCCCTTGCCACCAGGCGAGCTCCAGCCATCAGATGCTTGCCGGCCCTGCCCGTCTCTGCCCGCAGCCTCTCCCAAGCAGCTGGGTCTTGCACTCGCTGACCCCCCGGGCTGgaccttcctccccctcctcctcccggcCGGCCCCTCACCTGCTCTGGCTGTGGCCGGTGACGTGGACAGCTCGAGGACGGCAGGGCAGGGTTCCAGGTGGCCTCCCCACGTGGCTGAGCCCCCGCGAAGGCAGAGGCAGGGGGCGCTGTTCCCGGCTGCATCTTGGCTGAAGGCGCTTCTCAGTTCCCTTCAGTGGAAAAACTGAAAGTTGgcaagtgttttcatttttttcttctcattacgAGAGCAAAATATTTCACCATGGAAAGATAAGAAAATACATGAGATAAAGAACTCTCAGAAATCAGTACTAAAAAGACCACCTCACTTTAAAAAGAGCAAAGGGTCTGAACAGACATCTCGTCAGGGAAGGTGTGTGAACAGCCAGCACGTGCACGAGAAGTTGCTCAGCCTCATCAGTCACCAGGGAGACACACATCACACCACCACAAGATGCCACCTCACGCCCACTGGGACACTCAAGGCAAAACGCCAGAGAACCCAGCACGGGTGAGGCTGTGAAGAGTCAGGGCGTGAAGTGGTCCGGCAGCTTCTCCAATGGTAACTGACGTGGTCACCCCCTGACCCAGCAGTTCCGCTCCTCGGTTTTGACCCCTGAGAAAGGAAGCCACATGTTCACACAAGGGCTTGCACACGAGTGTTCAGAGCCGTGTACCCCCACAGCCAGAGGGGCCAGCAGCCCACGTGTTCGTCTCCTGATGGGTGGTCCATCCACTCGATGGAACATTATTTGgccgtaaaaaggaatgaggtgcCGACACCAGGACAGCACGGAggaaccctgaaaacattttgCTCAGTGAACGGAGTCAGACACAAAGTGGGACATATTGTGTGACTGCATTCacgtgaaatgtccagaacaggtaaTCCACAGAGACAAAGTAGATGAGAGGTGGCCAGGGCTGGGGTGACGGGCATGATGCTCCCGGGGACAGTGATTTGGAGTGAAAATGTCTGGAATtcgatagtggtgatggttgtacaacattgtcaATATGCTAAAAACACTGGATCTCAccctttaaaaggatgaatttacGCTAGTGAGATTATATctccataaaaaagaacacaaagagcTCAAAGAAAATAGGACATACCTGAGCCCCACCTCCCAGAGACCACCCTGCCGGCaccttccggaccagggctttcCTCTCCAGGTAAAACGTGGCCGTCACGTGGAGCTCACCTCTCCACACAGCACCACAGAACGCGTGTTCACTCTCTTGATCCCCGCCCTGCCACGCTGACCCTTCACCTGCCCCCGGTGGTGTTGGGTACCTGCTGGACGCCAAGCCTGGGGGTGCCAAGGGCACAGCTGTGAGCAGCACAGAGCCCGCCAGGGCTGGCACCCACGAGCAGCTGGTAAATGGGGAGCGTGGTGTGACGGCAGCGTCACCAGGACCTGATGCCGTCATGGTCTGAGCGGCCCTTAGAGGGGGGACCTTGAGCAGAGCCCTGGGGGTGAGGCTGGAATAGCGTGCATCAGGCCAGGTGGCGGGACAAGGGGGCCTCAGAGGGGCCAGCGGCCGGCTCAGGTGGGACTTCAGACTTGGATTTACTTTGAAGGAGATGGGAAGGGACAGTAACAGGAGGGTTTGGGGAGTGGCCTGGCCTGATTTACGGGGTTTTAAAATTTTCGTTtcattgaggtgaaattcacgtgacatacaattaaccattttatttatttatttatttatttattggctacaccacgcggcatgtgggatcttagttccccgaccaaggattgaacccatgccccctgcagtggaagcacggagtcctaaccactagaccgccagggaagtcccaattaaccattttaaagtgtacaattcagtggcgttGAATGCATCCACAATAtcgtgcaaccaccacctctccAGGTTCTTTGTCAGTGGGAAGAACACCCATGCCCATTAAGCTGTCACTGCCTGGCCCCCTCCTGCAGCCCCCAGTGACCactggtctgctttctgtctccacgGATCTGACAGTCCTGCACATTTCATAGGAATGGACTCATACGATACGTGTGGCCTTTCAAGtctgcttctttcactgagcgcgatgttttcaaggttcatcaggTTGTGGCCCTGTCAGTGCTTCCTTCCCCTTTGAGGCCAAATATCATTCCATTGTGCGGCTGGACCACATTGTGCTTTTCCATTCACCGCTT encodes the following:
- the BOK gene encoding bcl-2-related ovarian killer protein isoform X1 gives rise to the protein MEVLRRSSVFAAEIMDAFDRSPTDKELVAQAKALGREFVHARLLRAGLAWSAPERAAPAPGGRLAEVCAVLLRLADELELIRPSVYRNVARQLNISLQSETVVTDAFLAVAAQIFSAGTLYDWQALFPRLSFVCLSSQESPGARSCPCTQWLRGWPWTACDRPSPPWSTPSWTASGSSCARRWRPGCGDAVDGRMCSSAWSAPTPASARTGSWPRSAASAAS
- the BOK gene encoding bcl-2-related ovarian killer protein isoform X2, with the protein product MEVLRRSSVFAAEIMDAFDRSPTDKELVAQAKALGREFVHARLLRAGLAWSAPERAAPAPGGRLAEVCAVLLRLADELELIRPSVYRNVARQLNISLQSETVVTDAFLAVAAQIFSAGITWGKVVSLYSVAAGLAVDCVRQAQPALVHALVDCLGEFVRKTLATWLRRRGGWTDVLKCVVSTDPGLRSHWLVAALCGFGRFLKAAFFMLLPER